In the Candidatus Poribacteria bacterium genome, TAATGCTTAACTGAAGGGTTTGTCTGTCTTTGTCGACAGCCAATAGATAGTTGCGGGGATTCTGACCACGCATCATAATGGACTGCCAACGCGTGCCTTGAGACGACTCTAAATTTGCCCACGCAACAATCGTTAGTTCTTCAAGTGTAATGCTCTTGTTGGATTGTACTTCGACATAGACACTGTTGCCATCGAATTCCAGTGCCTTCCCGAATTTTCCATCTTCCCATTTCTTAGGACCCACAATCTCCCCGTCATTTCCAGCAGCAGAGGTATCCTTAGCGACATCTCCTGCCCCTTCTTCAAACAGCCACATGCCAACGAGGGTTTCTGGATCAACTTTCGCCAATGCCTGTGGGTTTGCAGCAAACACGATTACCGCTGCGAAACTCAAAATGGCGATAATAACGCTTTTGTTCATTGGTCATCCTCCAAATGAATAGACTGGATTATGCAAGAACATTTAGGGTTTACGGATTATAATACCATCACTTTCTTGAATTGTCAACTGCTGATTACACTGTACGTTTTCCATTTTATCCTCTATACCGCTCTGCCAACGGACAATCAATCGGTCAACCTGCTCAGCCTTACCTAATCCAATCAGGAGTTGATGTGAGTTTTGAGAGAGATAACTCGCGCCACTTTTTACCTCTCGGAGTAGCTGCATGTCACCGATATGGAGTATTACCTTCGCGCCGAGTCCGTCACGATTTGACCCTTTTCGGTGCAGCGTGCCAACCGAAAACTCGCTATTAAACGAACCAACCAGTTTAATACGCAACCAATGATGGATAGGTGGTGTATCGTTGCGAAGCAAATCGGGAGTGTCGGCAATGTTCATCACGAGGATATCGAGGTCGCCATCGTTATCGTAGTCTCCGAAAATCGCGCCCCGGCTGGACTTCTCGATAAGCATACCACCCCCAGATGTGTCGGAGATGTCTGCATAAGTGCCGTTCCGTTGATTGTGAAAGAGCTGATTTTGTTGTTTGTAAACCCCGATTTCTTCGAGTGCTTCGATGTTGTCGTGGAGGTGTCCATTGGCGAAAAAGAGGTCGAGCCAACCGTCGTTATCAATGTCTACGAAGCCGACCCCCCATGCCAAGGGTAAGAGCGTCGGTTCACTTAAACGGCTTTGCGCTGTGACATCCCAGAAAACGCCGTTACCGTCGTTCTGGTAGAGTGTATTCGTTTCGGCTTGATAGTGGGTAAGGATTACATCAAAATCGCCATCGTTGTCGTAGTCCGCTGTGTCGATACCCATGCTACTTTCTGCGTCGCCGTGTTCGTTGCGTGCGATGCCGTGCAACTCACCGAGTTCCGTAAATGTCCCGTCGCCATTGTTTCGGTAGAGGAAGTTAGGCTCTTGGTCGTTGGCAATATAGAGATCAACCCAACCATCATTATCGACATCCGTCCAAATCGCACCTAACCCTCTGCCGAGTGCGATGAGTCCTGCTGTTTGTGTTACATTGGTAAAAGAGCCGTCGCCGTTGTTCTGATAAAGCACATCCGGTGCAGGTGCGAAATCTTCTGGACGGCAGTATGCCGGTATTCCGTTTTGTGAGCAGTCGGGTGCGGTTTCTAAATCGGTGAGGACATAGTTCACGACAACCAGATCCAACCAGCCGTCGTTGTTGTAATCGGCGAAGGCACACCCCGTAGAGAAACACGGTTCATCAGTAATGCCAGCGTCGTCTGTCACATCGTTGAAAGAACCGTCGCCGTTGTTGCGGTAGAGAACGTTGTGTCCGAAGTTCGTAACAAACAGATCGCGATTGCCGTCGTTATCGTAGTCTGCGACGCAGCAACCGATACCGTACTCAGTATTGCCGACCCCTGCCAGTTCTGTCACGTCAGTAAATGTCCCGTCGCCACTGTTTCGATAGAGTCGGTTTGTGGGCTGCACATCTGTTGTGCTTTCGGTCAGAGGTGCCCCGTTGACGAAATAGAGGTCTGGCAAATCATCGTTGTTGTAATCAAAGAAAGCGGCACCGCCACCCATTGTCTCAGGGAGGTATTTTGCCCCAGTCGCACCACTGAAGTGGCGAAATTGGAGACCGGCTTCGTCGGTTACCCGTGTGAACTGAATCTCTGCGTATGTGAGACTTGCCCAGAGTACGAAAGCGACGTAAACGATGCGTTTCATGTTTTTAAATTAAGGTCGGATAACCGTGCCGTCCATCCGCCGCACGGGTGCCCAACCGCCGTTAAGCGGATGTTCTGGGAACGGGAATCGTGCTGCGAGTGCCTCGTTTATGTCGATACCGAGACCAGGTGCTTCACTTGCCCAATAGCAGCCGTCTCGAATTTCGGGGCAACCCGGAAAGACCTCTTTGGTATTTTCACCGAAGACGTGTTGTTCCTGAATACCGAAGTTGTAACACGCTAAATCCAATGCAACGTTCGCAGCATGCCCCACTGGAGAGACATCCCCAGGTCCGTGCCACGCTGTGCGTACGCCGAAGAATTCACAGAAAGCGGCGAGTTTGCGCGCAGGACTGATGCCACCGATTTGTGAGATATGCACTCGGATAAAGTCGATGAGTCTGTCTTTGATAATGTTGATGTACTCGTTCGGGTTGTTGAACAGTTCCCCCATCGCAATCGGGATACTTGTCTGTTGACGCATGAGTTGGAAATAGTCTACATCCTCTGGTGCGAATGGGTCTTCAAGAAAGAAGAGGTTGTAGGGTTCTAACCCTTTGGCGAGATTAATCGCTTGGATGGGTGGGATGCGTTCGTGGACATCGTGGAGGAGTTCTACCTCGTCACCGAGTTGTGTGCGTAGATGGTCAAAGAGTTTGATAACGGTGTTCACATAAGGGGTCGGTTCAAAGGCATCGGAGCTGCGTCTGCCACGTCCTGCCCCGTATGTTGAGTAACCCGGTATCGCTACCTGTGCGCGGACATAGCGATAGCCTTGTTCCATATAACGGCGGATGCTTTCCTCTACCGCCTCGAAAGTGCTGCCACCTGCGTGTGCGTAGAGCGTTGCAGCCTCACGGCATTTGCCACCGAGCAGTTGATAGACAGGCATATTCGCGCGTTTGCCCATGATGTCCCATAGTGCGATGTCTACACCGCTGAGTGCGTTGTTCAGGACGGGGCCGTTTCGCCAATAGGAACTGACAAAACTACTTTGGAAGATGTCCTCTATGTTTGCTGGATCTTTGCCGACGAGAAAAGGTTTGAGATATTCGTCAACCGCTGTTGCAACAGCGAGTGGACGTTGCGTAAACGTGGCACAGCCGATGCCATATAAACCCGGTTCACTCGTTTCAATCTTAACAACGACGAGACGAATG is a window encoding:
- a CDS encoding CRTAC1 family protein, coding for MKRIVYVAFVLWASLTYAEIQFTRVTDEAGLQFRHFSGATGAKYLPETMGGGAAFFDYNNDDLPDLYFVNGAPLTESTTDVQPTNRLYRNSGDGTFTDVTELAGVGNTEYGIGCCVADYDNDGNRDLFVTNFGHNVLYRNNGDGSFNDVTDDAGITDEPCFSTGCAFADYNNDGWLDLVVVNYVLTDLETAPDCSQNGIPAYCRPEDFAPAPDVLYQNNGDGSFTNVTQTAGLIALGRGLGAIWTDVDNDGWVDLYIANDQEPNFLYRNNGDGTFTELGELHGIARNEHGDAESSMGIDTADYDNDGDFDVILTHYQAETNTLYQNDGNGVFWDVTAQSRLSEPTLLPLAWGVGFVDIDNDGWLDLFFANGHLHDNIEALEEIGVYKQQNQLFHNQRNGTYADISDTSGGGMLIEKSSRGAIFGDYDNDGDLDILVMNIADTPDLLRNDTPPIHHWLRIKLVGSFNSEFSVGTLHRKGSNRDGLGAKVILHIGDMQLLREVKSGASYLSQNSHQLLIGLGKAEQVDRLIVRWQSGIEDKMENVQCNQQLTIQESDGIIIRKP
- a CDS encoding starvation-sensing protein RspA; this encodes MKITDVKTILTAPNGIRLVVVKIETSEPGLYGIGCATFTQRPLAVATAVDEYLKPFLVGKDPANIEDIFQSSFVSSYWRNGPVLNNALSGVDIALWDIMGKRANMPVYQLLGGKCREAATLYAHAGGSTFEAVEESIRRYMEQGYRYVRAQVAIPGYSTYGAGRGRRSSDAFEPTPYVNTVIKLFDHLRTQLGDEVELLHDVHERIPPIQAINLAKGLEPYNLFFLEDPFAPEDVDYFQLMRQQTSIPIAMGELFNNPNEYINIIKDRLIDFIRVHISQIGGISPARKLAAFCEFFGVRTAWHGPGDVSPVGHAANVALDLACYNFGIQEQHVFGENTKEVFPGCPEIRDGCYWASEAPGLGIDINEALAARFPFPEHPLNGGWAPVRRMDGTVIRP
- a CDS encoding LamG domain-containing protein, with translation MNKSVIIAILSFAAVIVFAANPQALAKVDPETLVGMWLFEEGAGDVAKDTSAAGNDGEIVGPKKWEDGKFGKALEFDGNSVYVEVQSNKSITLEELTIVAWANLESSQGTRWQSIMMRGQNPRNYLLAVDKDRQTLQLSITKGAPGAWGGPIGGPIITDDGWHHLAGVIGEKTGLVIYTDGEEVGKQPYAKPSLDAEPGRMRIGDGSNGGHQCEGLLDEVALFNVPLEGDDIKTIMEDGLESATGLLAVEPDSKLTTVWGKLKELP